The window ATTATATTTGAGATgtacaacaactcaaccttgtcccaactaaatggggtcgccTACAAAGATCCTTGTCCTTAAATcaactctatttgaagtcatacttgatacaaggcctaagctatgcaagTCTTTCCTCAttacttctcctaaggtcattttaggtttctCCCTGATTCTTTTAGTtcattcaatctgaatcaaatcacgtCTTCGTACTAGAGTATCCAAaagcctccattgaacatggctaTGCCATatcaaatgactttctcataACTTATCATGTGTcaaagctactcccaaatcagctttaatatgatcattcATTAATTTATCTTTCTTGGTTTTGCCATTTATCCGTCTCAACAACTTTATCTCTGCTACATTGAGTTTATCCATATGATGTTCCTTAATTGTCCAATATTCCACACCACACACCATAGTCGATGATATgactatcctataaaattttccttttaatgaaACCATATtacatctccctctctttcttgcttcttccaTAAACTTAGACGATGGGCTTCCACATGTATAATCTTAAGATTCTTGGATAGGCCGCAACGATTGATTCAGAGTGGAttggattgagagagagagagagagagagagtagctCAAAtgtttttccctaaaattttaaATCCTATATTCTTATTTTCAATGTGATAACTTCTTGAGAGTTTCGGTAGGTTCTTTGGAAAATTCTTAAGGATTGCCATTACAAAAGCTCAGCTGAACTAATACCTGTGAATCCTGCATAATGGAACACCACCGAATGTAACCCACTTTGCACGGCTGGTTTAAGCACCAACTGAAGGGCTGATGCCTCACCCCTACACAAACAATCCCAAACTTGTTAGTCAGATCTTGCCTGTCCAGTTttatggttttgtttttttctatcTAAATTGTTGTTCCTTGCTCAAATTAATTGGATATATAGGTGGCCATTCTCATAAGTGGTTCTAACTTTGGACCTTTGTAATTAAGCATCCCTTTCCCCAACTTGGAATAGTCTACCTCTTTCTCTTTTCGGTGCCCTACCTTCCAACATCTAGTGTCTATCTCTATCATTCATTTCGTTTGCAGCTTCCGCCTAAGAGAGATGTGCGACCAGCTTTACAAATATATCGAATAACTAGGTCCTCGACCCTTCAATTACCATGGTTATTTTCTTCACCAACAACTGTAAGAATTGAAACTCGTATAGAAACATTGGTTTTACTTCCGTATAAGAAAGGTCCAAGTCTCCCAATTCATTCGAACATGGAGTTAGAGCAGTACTTTACaacaaaaaccaagcaaaactAAGCAACAACATAGCAATAAGAGTGTGAAGAAGCTCATGTGGGAGTAACCCCACTTGTTTTTGTATGCCAAGTCACTAGATCGGCAAAACTGATTCTCCCAAGGTCGAGCTTTCAAAGCCGGATTGTTCCAATGTACCAAGAGTTGGGAGAGTATGCGGTAAtgactagatttttttttggtggaaacgGTAATGACTAGATGACTGGTGAATATGCACAAACATACAAAAGATACATTCCAATACATGAGACAATGCACAtttatttttaaggaaaaaggaGTCTGTCCgggagcgtggcccctgcacctaCACCTCGCCAATGGGTATGTGCATGGGAACATCGAAGGGGGACCAAGGGGCacaatggtcattttgcatgccctTGTCTAGGCACAAGATCCACGCTCCCCCACAAGGAATGCATGAATCGTTATCTCTTCCAATTCCTCCTCACATGGggcgaaaatgaccaccctacctctacacgaaaacactgcccaaggtggggtccactcccccctattagaggaattggaggaattggaggtgcccgcaaATTAGAGGTAATAATCATTCAAAAATGCACACCCTTTTTTTAAGTAACAAATTCCAccggatatttgattgaatgtcTATCTCCTTACATCAAATGGCCATGCTGCCCTCCAATGTAGGATACTGTAACATTTTATCGTAATTTGATACTCTTGAactatgccgcttgctcagagaaccttctCCTTTGATTGTAATAAATTATGGTATTTAACACATGGTTAGACTACAAGTGAATACATCATCTGCCATGTCCAGgtggcaaaataggtatcttgtaatattcgaaaaaaaaaaagaggagaaaccgACGCTTCTGCAATAAAATTTTCGCCATTGAAGAAAAGCATTCCATTCCGTTGTTTTAATTTAAGAAGCCTTCGGTGTTCTTATCGCCTGAGTTTCTCTTCGTTTTAAATTAAACAAGCTCTGAGCGAGATGAGAGCTTCGCAAGGATGGAGATGTGTGGATGGTGGAGTTCGGAATACAAGCTCGGAAGCTAGggttttttattcatttataaAGCGAAGCTGGTGCTCGAGTTCCGTGGAAATACCCTAAAATTTTGCCGTGGCAGAAGAGATTGGGCGGTAGCTGTTGTAGGGCTTTTGTTTGGAGGAGATCTACCATCAGAGGTCATGGCGTTCATGATAGGTTTCTGAACCGCGTCTTTGGAAATTCTAGATATACTTGGAGTTCTGGAACAAAAAATCAACTACAGAAGTTGATGAAATGGCGGAAATCAAGGCTCGAATTTGGTCACAGATGTATGGAGATGGCTGGAAACTTAGTTCATCTTCTAAGATATTAAGGTGACGGCCCCTCTTATCTTGACTTTCTGATGTTGTAGTATATGTatcaaccaaagaaaaaaacaaaaaaagaaagaagttctAATGTATTTTTGCTGTTAGAGAGAAGGGAAACTTGAGAAGAAGATCTGTTGAAAAGGTTGCATTATTCTTTTACTTTGATATAATTTGCTACCGATTGTTGAATATCTAAACGTAGAAACGGAAACGAAAAGGGGTTTTGGTTCCGAAagtttattttgggttttagtcAATATTCTCAGACTGAGCAGATATGGGTGAGCAGAGGACTGTGAGGGGGAATTTTTGGTctaatgaagaagagaaggccaTGGCGCAAgcaattttgggttttgaagtCTGCGACTTTTTGACTTCTCCAAGTTATGTTTCGCCCGACTTGGTTACACCCGGTGGCTACAGAAGTGTGCAGCAGGAGCTCTGCCAGCTTGTTGAAGGCTCAAGCTGGACCTACGCCATTTTCTGGCAGGTCTCAAGCTGTAAGTCTGGTGAGTTGGCCTTAATATGGGGAGATGGGCACTGTAGAGAACCCAAGGGAgacgaaagagaagaagatggaactTCGACGAGTTTCGAATCACAGAAGAAGCTTGGAGAGGAAGAGCAAGAAATGAGGAAGCAGGTGCTTCAAAAGGTTCACTCATTCTTTGGTGGATCAGAGGAAGATAACTACGCAGCACGGTTGGATTCTGTTTCGGATGTGGAGATGTTCTACCTTACATCCATGTATTATTCGTTCAAATATGATGCCCAGGCTGGTCCTGCACGTTCATTTTCCTCCCATAGACCAATCTGGGTTGTGGACCAAAACGTTTGTGCAGATCATTATCAGTCGAGATCTTTTCTAGCAAGATCAGCTGGCTTTCGGACCCTGGTTTGTGTTCCGATCGATTCAGGGGTGGTGGAACTTGGCTCTGTTAAATCACTCCCAGAAGATCAAAATGTCTTGCAGATGATTAAAACTTTACTTGGGGATTCGAGTACTCATCAGTCAACAGCAACGGTAACAGCAACAATGACCCCGAAGATCTTTGGTCATGACCTTAGTCTAGGCAGCTCGACACCTCATTCAATTGCCATTAATTTCTCTCCAAAggtggaagaagatgagggtTTCCAATTAGAATCCTACAAAGTG is drawn from Telopea speciosissima isolate NSW1024214 ecotype Mountain lineage chromosome 1, Tspe_v1, whole genome shotgun sequence and contains these coding sequences:
- the LOC122648985 gene encoding transcription factor bHLH3-like — its product is MGEQRTVRGNFWSNEEEKAMAQAILGFEVCDFLTSPSYVSPDLVTPGGYRSVQQELCQLVEGSSWTYAIFWQVSSCKSGELALIWGDGHCREPKGDEREEDGTSTSFESQKKLGEEEQEMRKQVLQKVHSFFGGSEEDNYAARLDSVSDVEMFYLTSMYYSFKYDAQAGPARSFSSHRPIWVVDQNVCADHYQSRSFLARSAGFRTLVCVPIDSGVVELGSVKSLPEDQNVLQMIKTLLGDSSTHQSTATVTATMTPKIFGHDLSLGSSTPHSIAINFSPKVEEDEGFQLESYKVQATVPRHGKTIARSKDMGTNLVVGTFPNGCRSEENKVKLFSQPNQMIVGALTQSGVVEQPKDDTLPRSEERKPRKRGRKPANGREEPLNHVEAERQRREKLNQRFYALRAVVPNISKMDKASLLGDAITYITDLQMKIRVLEAEREMSKGNQKHLPVPDIDVQTRNEETIVRVSCPLDSHPVSKVIKAFRETQVMVQESNVSTIDNDSVLHTFSVRTQNGTSEHLKEKLVAALSR